A genomic segment from Saprospiraceae bacterium encodes:
- a CDS encoding gliding motility-associated C-terminal domain-containing protein: MKKYIISSFILCTVLLAQAQVNFQIASVSGNKNDTVSVAVTTTGFNNVVATQYSLNYDSLVLAFIDVTKTANYDVNFASHVGSASVKNGQLGFTWDAPGGVGKSLANGTLLFTIKFKLIGKECDSSFIKLANKPTSIEVLDGNFNNLTLTAPDGKVKINGAGCQGGGPPPDTSGLQIIASTETTPQGVVKCIKVTAKNFKNIQTAQFTMHWDKAVATFDTLNSGAMTLSWGQNYAALPDRSGVGINWDAGANPVTIADGVTLFEVCLKPVGAPGTSTNITFDGTPVLVEITDGNGNVVTPKFTTGKLSITSPPAANINLYVRDTTVEEGGEFCIPIRVDGFKCVQSFQFSIKFDNTKLKFNKISGIGTAPLSLGGNNFNIVKDSIRVTWDAQSGPVDLPNGGILFSVCFESIAATHPFDTKLLFTDLLGSPLEFSDCNSNNFGVTKGEPDWTVAARTVVTHVTIVGGGSTVPVKCFDDCNGSVTGLSLKDGKGPFEYEWRLQPSGVVVSTVLAPTDLCAGKYKLFVIDRGDNNYTTSTPEYEITSPEILACTATITHVSSTSSGKIDITISGGTPQYSVMWFNQSGTKISSNEDLSNRSAGTYTVMITDSKGCVKNDTFVINPAPLFLDRFTLLDSNKCFGDCRGKVTVSIGGGKIPYTYLWSNGDKTATADSICKGDVTVTVTDATGATLVETYKTISEPDRIDITLDSIRKSNGTNGGVFVTIKGGTLPYKTYQWRNTAGNVVSNVEDLLNVPSDTFTLCVTDKNDCVQCVKYFVSAENSTPPTITVDLKIEAKANGQAISCVGRCDGKLVVTVTHSDPRPHTYRYRWSHDAALNSNVALGLCPGSYSVTVTDEAGNSKVSNNITIQDAPSISLTAKRISCASTNTSSDGVYEAIVTGASQPISYSWCSGSTLVRANDLSAGECTLTITDVNNCTATETFTVCVGNEPEDCYKGRLAISPNGDGFNEVLEITCANLNDNVLTIYDRWGNQVYSKINYVNDWNGKDEDGDDLTEGTYMWVLKVKEPGKNDAYFKGTVTIVR, translated from the coding sequence ATGAAAAAATACATAATTTCTTCCTTTATCCTCTGTACGGTGCTACTCGCACAAGCACAGGTGAATTTTCAAATTGCCAGTGTTTCAGGTAATAAAAATGACACAGTATCCGTAGCGGTTACTACTACTGGCTTCAATAATGTGGTGGCTACTCAATATTCCTTGAATTATGATTCATTGGTACTGGCTTTTATAGATGTAACAAAAACAGCCAATTATGATGTGAATTTTGCATCACATGTAGGCAGTGCATCAGTTAAAAATGGCCAATTGGGATTTACCTGGGATGCCCCGGGTGGGGTTGGAAAATCATTGGCAAATGGGACTTTGCTCTTTACGATTAAGTTTAAACTGATTGGCAAAGAATGCGATTCATCATTTATAAAATTAGCGAATAAGCCTACTTCAATTGAAGTTCTGGATGGAAATTTTAACAATCTCACCTTAACAGCTCCTGATGGAAAAGTGAAAATAAATGGAGCAGGTTGCCAGGGCGGTGGTCCACCTCCGGATACTTCGGGCTTGCAAATCATAGCTTCCACCGAAACAACACCACAGGGGGTTGTGAAGTGTATAAAAGTTACAGCTAAAAATTTTAAAAACATACAAACAGCCCAATTTACCATGCATTGGGATAAAGCCGTTGCAACCTTTGATACCTTAAATTCAGGGGCAATGACCCTCTCATGGGGTCAGAATTACGCAGCCTTACCCGATCGTTCGGGTGTTGGGATCAATTGGGATGCAGGTGCCAATCCTGTGACGATTGCCGATGGAGTAACCCTGTTTGAAGTTTGTCTTAAACCTGTAGGTGCTCCGGGAACCAGTACCAATATTACCTTCGATGGAACTCCGGTTTTAGTCGAAATTACAGATGGCAATGGGAATGTCGTTACACCAAAATTTACTACCGGTAAACTTAGCATCACCAGTCCCCCAGCTGCAAATATTAATTTATATGTACGGGATACTACGGTTGAAGAAGGTGGAGAATTCTGCATTCCAATCCGAGTAGACGGTTTTAAATGCGTTCAAAGTTTTCAGTTTAGTATAAAGTTTGATAATACCAAATTGAAATTCAATAAGATTTCTGGAATTGGAACAGCCCCTTTAAGTTTGGGAGGAAACAATTTTAATATCGTTAAAGATTCAATTCGGGTTACCTGGGATGCTCAGTCTGGACCGGTTGATCTTCCAAATGGCGGCATTTTATTTTCTGTTTGCTTTGAATCAATTGCCGCAACGCACCCTTTTGATACAAAACTACTTTTTACAGATCTTTTAGGGAGTCCACTTGAATTTTCAGATTGTAATAGCAATAATTTTGGAGTTACAAAAGGTGAACCGGATTGGACAGTTGCTGCTAGAACAGTTGTGACTCACGTAACCATAGTCGGCGGAGGTTCAACAGTTCCGGTAAAATGTTTTGACGATTGCAACGGTTCAGTTACCGGGCTTTCATTAAAAGATGGCAAAGGACCTTTTGAATATGAATGGAGACTGCAACCTTCCGGAGTGGTTGTTTCAACCGTATTAGCTCCTACTGACCTGTGTGCAGGAAAATATAAACTTTTTGTAATTGATAGAGGGGATAACAACTACACCACTTCTACACCTGAATATGAAATTACAAGTCCGGAAATACTGGCATGTACTGCAACCATTACCCACGTTTCCAGCACAAGCAGTGGTAAAATTGACATAACGATTAGTGGAGGAACGCCACAATATTCCGTCATGTGGTTTAATCAATCCGGAACCAAAATTTCCTCCAATGAGGATCTTTCAAACCGGTCTGCAGGGACCTATACAGTGATGATTACAGATTCTAAAGGTTGCGTAAAGAATGATACGTTTGTAATTAATCCGGCACCTTTGTTTTTAGATCGATTCACACTTCTAGATTCCAATAAATGTTTCGGCGATTGTCGTGGAAAAGTAACCGTTTCTATTGGTGGAGGTAAAATACCTTATACCTATTTATGGAGCAATGGCGATAAAACGGCTACAGCAGATTCAATTTGTAAAGGAGATGTGACTGTGACGGTCACAGATGCAACAGGAGCCACCCTTGTGGAAACGTATAAAACTATCAGTGAGCCAGATAGAATAGATATTACTTTAGATAGTATTAGAAAATCCAATGGCACCAATGGTGGTGTTTTTGTAACAATTAAGGGGGGAACACTTCCGTATAAAACTTACCAATGGCGAAATACCGCTGGTAATGTGGTTAGTAATGTAGAAGATTTATTGAATGTACCTTCAGATACTTTTACACTTTGTGTTACAGACAAAAATGATTGTGTACAATGTGTAAAATACTTTGTAAGTGCCGAAAACTCAACACCACCGACCATTACAGTAGATTTAAAAATAGAAGCAAAAGCAAATGGCCAAGCCATCAGTTGCGTAGGAAGATGCGATGGAAAATTAGTAGTCACAGTAACTCATTCTGATCCAAGACCTCATACTTATAGGTACCGATGGTCCCACGATGCAGCATTAAATTCAAATGTTGCACTGGGATTGTGTCCTGGCTCCTATTCAGTAACCGTTACAGATGAGGCTGGAAATTCAAAAGTTTCAAATAATATCACCATTCAAGATGCACCATCAATCAGTCTGACGGCAAAACGCATCAGCTGTGCATCAACCAATACATCTTCCGATGGAGTCTATGAAGCCATTGTAACAGGTGCTTCACAACCTATATCGTATTCATGGTGTAGTGGAAGCACTTTAGTTAGGGCAAATGATTTATCAGCAGGGGAATGTACGCTTACAATAACGGATGTAAATAATTGTACAGCAACAGAAACCTTTACTGTCTGCGTTGGAAATGAACCGGAAGATTGCTATAAAGGCCGTCTGGCAATTTCACCCAATGGGGATGGATTCAATGAAGTTCTTGAAATTACCTGTGCAAATTTGAATGATAATGTTTTAACAATCTATGATCGTTGGGGAAATCAGGTTTACTCAAAAATTAATTATGTAAATGATTGGAATGGTAAAGACGAAGATGGAGACGATTTGACTGAAGGAACCTATATGTGGGTACTGAAAGTCAAAGAACCGGGTAAAAATGATGCTTATTTTAAAGGCACTGTAACCATAGTACGTTAA
- a CDS encoding PorP/SprF family type IX secretion system membrane protein, translating to MKKYNILSLVIMILAFGSLNAQDYAKALKTQAVYNHYYANLFLVNPANTGFNGTSNLLFNFRNQWAGFDGAPKGLTLGIDASPANNMGLGAMIYSENYGVANRFQGQINYAYNFRPSDNMRMSFGLSGAYIQYNLDNEAITDPLHESPDPYINSAVNGEKYFGADFGLYAEIQDKFRIGISIPHLVETRLDNSNKTTTGPKEDKPVSFTGFLGAIWRLPEYRMVIEPSIGLRKISDVPFGTDLNVLAKMLDDRLFAGFTYSYNPSWHRVSLLGGVKIDRFSFMYSYDQSYLEFQNFNNGSHELTLAFELYKAKPKAPKMDEGMSKSEPEAVPAMEEKK from the coding sequence ATGAAAAAATATAATATATTAAGTCTTGTAATTATGATCCTTGCATTTGGTAGTCTGAATGCTCAGGATTATGCAAAAGCCTTGAAAACGCAAGCGGTTTATAACCATTATTATGCAAATCTTTTTTTGGTTAATCCAGCCAATACAGGGTTTAATGGTACGTCCAACTTGCTTTTTAACTTTAGAAATCAATGGGCTGGTTTTGATGGGGCACCGAAAGGACTTACTTTAGGAATAGATGCCAGTCCAGCCAACAATATGGGACTTGGAGCCATGATTTATTCTGAAAATTATGGAGTTGCCAACCGATTTCAAGGTCAGATAAATTACGCTTACAATTTTCGACCAAGCGATAATATGCGGATGTCTTTTGGACTTTCCGGAGCATATATCCAATATAACCTGGATAATGAAGCAATTACAGATCCGTTGCATGAAAGTCCGGATCCATATATCAACAGTGCAGTAAATGGCGAAAAGTACTTTGGTGCAGATTTTGGTTTGTATGCCGAAATCCAGGATAAATTCCGCATTGGAATCAGCATTCCTCACTTGGTGGAAACACGATTAGACAATTCTAATAAAACAACCACAGGTCCAAAGGAAGATAAACCGGTGAGTTTTACCGGATTCTTAGGAGCTATCTGGAGACTGCCTGAATATCGTATGGTCATTGAGCCATCGATTGGACTGCGAAAAATATCGGATGTACCATTTGGCACAGATTTAAATGTATTAGCTAAAATGCTGGATGACAGGTTGTTCGCTGGTTTTACCTATAGTTATAATCCATCCTGGCATCGGGTTTCACTCCTCGGTGGGGTGAAAATCGACCGGTTTAGTTTCATGTATTCCTACGATCAGTCCTATTTGGAATTTCAAAACTTTAATAATGGGTCTCATGAACTTACACTTGCCTTTGAATTGTACAAGGCCAAGCCTAAAGCTCCCAAAATGGATGAAGGGATGAGTAAATCAGAACCAGAAGCAGTTCCGGCAATGGAAGAAAAGAAGTAA
- a CDS encoding VCBS repeat-containing protein, whose protein sequence is MLNLPIIFNDLKSYGSYLLLLIVCSFHLSCSKSSEIKKTTSDPLFVLRDSTQTNINFINYVEDGEEINMFNYEYFYNGGGVAAGDINQDGLADLYFSSTMGFCKLYLNLGNFKFKDITQEAGVDGGLGIKTGISMVDLNGDGLLDIFVSKSGLFDPIYRENIVYINNGNLTFTNRAPEYHLNDQSFCTQTYFFDMDLDNDLDVFMVNHPVSWQDINNIYIYQDEKGRYYVPEDTSRTYISNRLYENLGNGNFKDISLKAGIGHVAFGLSLCVLDANQDGYPDLYVCNDYLQPDVLFINNKNHTFTKSFEKYFSHQSHSSMGSEIFDLNNDGNFDLMTVDMKPEDNLRQKTLMDDQNYDRFYKMVKYDLQAQFSKNCVHLNNGNKSYSDISFLLNVEHTDWSWAPIAADYDNDGFEDLYITNGYRRYVTNMDYKKFTLDSLMKATGGRGAISFPEWKKVCPEGKIQNYFYKNNGNLNFSKVSDEWNAGPDSYSNGAAYVDLDNDGDLDIVTNNINDHAFVLENKATQKFKYNFLKIKLKGAGKNTGGIGAKVMLQLAGGKQQFRYVNPVRGFMSSVDPIIHFGLKDVAQVDFVEVHWPDGIKKRYNTIQINAINTLDSKDGTVIQDSKNKQDQTLRFIEEYDAGINFVHREDYFTDFKREPIIHLKNSTEGPALAIGDVNKDGTEDVFLGGAVGQESVLYFQKEGSFKISTQTAFKNDSSYEDVSAAFIDIDQDQDLDLYVVSGGYLWDKGNKIYQDRLYLNDGKGNFSKSDGLIPQEFQNGSNVIVIDANGDGKQDLFVGGGVSPAAYPYAEQSFLLINKGGSFTNETKSWFNKDTLFGIIKDAVACDLNVDGKMDLIVCGEWMPITVWINTGTGFENRTKDFNLNGTEGWWQSLQVEDLDGDGDLDVVAGNLGLNSKFKASATEPVEVFAADFDNSKTMDAILSTYVFGTSYPVVSRDRLLEQMTSLRKKYLRYAQYGITPMNKIVAEDKLEKAYHLKAYEMSSCIFWNESGKFKKQLMPAETQVSMIKGILIQDIDKDGKKDLLTCGNFYDTDIDFGRYDASIGCLLLQKNQESVATFQPVPVSNSGFYVPGNLRRMRFIKVADSKSILVTENNGKTKLLKIRNN, encoded by the coding sequence ATGCTAAATCTTCCCATTATATTCAATGATTTAAAAAGCTATGGAAGCTACTTGCTATTATTAATAGTTTGTTCTTTCCATCTCAGCTGTTCCAAATCATCTGAAATTAAAAAAACTACTTCAGATCCTTTGTTTGTGCTGCGGGATTCCACGCAAACCAATATCAACTTCATAAATTATGTTGAAGACGGGGAAGAAATTAATATGTTTAATTATGAGTATTTCTACAATGGGGGAGGAGTAGCAGCTGGTGATATCAATCAAGATGGCCTGGCAGATCTTTATTTTAGTTCGACTATGGGTTTTTGTAAACTGTATTTGAATCTGGGCAATTTTAAATTTAAAGACATTACTCAAGAAGCCGGAGTTGATGGTGGCCTTGGAATCAAGACCGGTATTTCTATGGTTGATTTAAATGGTGATGGCCTATTAGATATTTTTGTAAGTAAAAGTGGTTTGTTTGATCCAATCTACCGGGAAAATATAGTTTACATCAATAATGGAAATTTGACATTTACAAATCGCGCCCCGGAATACCATCTGAATGATCAGAGTTTTTGTACGCAAACTTATTTCTTTGATATGGATCTGGACAATGATCTGGATGTATTTATGGTAAACCATCCGGTGAGTTGGCAGGATATTAATAATATTTATATCTATCAAGATGAAAAAGGCCGTTATTATGTACCGGAAGATACGAGTCGCACCTATATTAGTAATCGTCTTTATGAAAACTTAGGCAATGGCAATTTTAAAGACATTTCTTTAAAAGCTGGGATTGGACATGTAGCATTTGGTTTAAGTCTATGTGTTCTGGATGCAAACCAAGATGGTTATCCGGATTTATATGTATGCAATGATTACCTTCAACCGGATGTCTTATTTATTAATAATAAAAATCACACCTTCACAAAATCATTTGAAAAATATTTCAGTCATCAATCGCACTCTTCGATGGGTTCAGAAATTTTTGATTTAAATAACGATGGCAATTTTGATTTGATGACAGTTGATATGAAGCCGGAAGATAATTTGCGTCAGAAAACCTTAATGGACGATCAGAACTATGATCGTTTTTATAAAATGGTGAAGTATGATTTACAAGCCCAATTTTCAAAAAATTGTGTTCATTTAAATAATGGAAACAAGTCTTATAGTGATATTTCATTTTTGTTGAATGTTGAACATACAGACTGGTCATGGGCTCCCATTGCTGCAGATTATGACAACGATGGATTCGAAGATCTTTACATTACCAATGGGTATCGAAGGTATGTTACCAACATGGATTATAAGAAATTCACACTCGATTCATTGATGAAAGCCACTGGTGGTCGCGGTGCAATTTCATTTCCGGAATGGAAAAAAGTCTGTCCGGAAGGAAAAATCCAAAATTACTTTTACAAGAACAATGGTAATTTAAATTTCTCCAAAGTTAGTGATGAATGGAATGCCGGCCCGGATTCCTATTCTAACGGGGCTGCCTATGTCGATCTTGATAATGATGGGGACTTGGATATTGTCACAAATAATATAAATGATCATGCTTTTGTATTGGAAAATAAAGCCACTCAAAAATTCAAGTATAATTTTTTGAAAATTAAATTAAAAGGAGCAGGAAAAAATACAGGAGGAATAGGTGCAAAAGTGATGTTGCAGTTAGCTGGTGGAAAACAACAATTTCGATATGTTAATCCGGTTCGCGGATTTATGTCATCTGTTGATCCGATTATTCACTTTGGCTTAAAAGACGTCGCACAAGTTGATTTTGTAGAAGTACATTGGCCGGATGGGATAAAGAAACGTTACAATACAATCCAAATAAATGCAATCAATACGTTAGATAGTAAAGATGGAACGGTTATCCAGGATTCAAAAAACAAACAAGACCAAACGCTTCGGTTTATTGAAGAATACGATGCGGGTATCAATTTTGTGCATCGTGAAGACTACTTTACAGATTTTAAAAGAGAGCCAATCATCCATTTAAAAAATTCAACGGAAGGCCCGGCCCTGGCTATTGGTGATGTAAATAAAGATGGTACTGAAGATGTTTTTTTAGGAGGAGCTGTTGGGCAGGAAAGTGTCTTGTATTTTCAAAAGGAAGGTTCATTTAAAATTTCCACTCAAACTGCTTTCAAAAACGACTCAAGTTATGAAGATGTCTCTGCTGCATTTATAGATATAGATCAAGACCAGGATTTGGATTTGTATGTGGTCAGTGGCGGCTATTTGTGGGACAAAGGAAATAAAATATACCAGGATCGTTTGTATTTAAATGATGGCAAGGGCAATTTTTCCAAATCGGATGGACTCATTCCACAAGAATTTCAGAATGGATCTAACGTAATTGTCATTGATGCAAATGGAGATGGTAAGCAAGATTTATTTGTTGGAGGAGGCGTATCACCTGCTGCATATCCTTATGCTGAACAATCCTTTTTATTAATTAATAAAGGAGGAAGTTTTACAAATGAAACAAAATCCTGGTTTAATAAAGATACATTATTTGGCATAATTAAAGATGCTGTGGCCTGTGATTTGAACGTCGATGGTAAAATGGATTTGATTGTTTGCGGAGAATGGATGCCAATAACTGTTTGGATCAATACAGGAACCGGGTTTGAAAATAGAACAAAAGACTTCAATTTAAATGGAACGGAAGGATGGTGGCAAAGTTTGCAGGTTGAGGATTTAGATGGAGATGGAGACCTTGATGTGGTAGCCGGTAATTTAGGCCTTAATTCGAAATTCAAGGCAAGTGCTACCGAGCCAGTTGAAGTGTTTGCTGCAGATTTTGATAATAGTAAAACCATGGACGCAATTTTAAGTACATACGTATTTGGAACTTCGTATCCTGTTGTTTCAAGAGATCGCTTATTGGAACAAATGACCTCGCTTCGAAAAAAATATTTGAGATATGCTCAATATGGAATTACCCCTATGAATAAAATTGTCGCAGAAGATAAATTGGAGAAAGCATATCACCTGAAAGCCTATGAAATGTCGAGTTGTATTTTTTGGAATGAATCCGGTAAATTTAAAAAACAATTAATGCCGGCAGAGACCCAGGTTTCTATGATTAAAGGGATTTTAATTCAGGACATTGATAAAGATGGAAAAAAGGACCTGCTGACCTGTGGTAATTTTTATGATACCGACATAGATTTTGGTCGCTATGATGCATCTATTGGATGTCTGTTGCTCCAAAAGAACCAGGAATCAGTTGCTACTTTTCAACCGGTGCCAGTTTCGAATTCGGGTTTTTATGTTCCAGGCAATTTGCGTCGAATGAGATTTATTAAAGTAGCGGATTCAAAAAGCATCTTGGTTACTGAAAACAATGGTAAAACCAAGTTATTAAAAATCAGAAATAACTAA